GCGACTCCATAGAAGTTGCCTTCACCCTTGGCGGTTTTGTCGCCGGCTTTGATGGGGCCCAGAGTCTGAACGGCGGTGTCTTCTTTGACCCATTTCGCAACGGGCTTGTCGCCGACTTTGTAAATGCGGACCAGTTCTTCACCATCGGGACGGCTGCCATCGCCGACGACCAGCTGATCTTTACTCATGAAAGCGACACCCAGAGGACCAACGTTGTATTTAGGTCCTTTGCCGTAAACGTCTGTCGGATAGCCGGCGATTTCCAGATCAACGGTTTTGCCTTTGGCATCGTAGCGATACACGCCGTAACGGCTGGCAACAAACACATGGCCGGTGCCTTCCTGAATGGCGAGACCACTGGGATTTTCCAGGTTGGTCACCAGAGTTTTCACAGTCACAGCCGGTTTTTTAGGCTCTTCCTTTTTTGGTTCTTCTTTTTTAGGAGCAGGCTTGGCAGCTTCTTTCTTAGGTTCTTCCTTCTTGGGAGCCTCTTTTTTAGGGGCTTCTTTTTTGGGCTCCTCTTTCTTGGCGGCTTCTTTTTTCTCGTCGCCTTTTTTATCGCCTTTCTCATCAGCGATCAGAGCAGTACTTCCCAAGGTCAAGCAGAGTGCCGTCAGGCAGCATACGCTTGCTTTAAAAATCAGGTTTAAATTCCACTGCATGGTGTTCATCTTCCTTTGAAAAGGGGATTTTCAATTGGTTTGTTCGTTTCGTACGATGTGCTTTTCGAAGCAACCAGCGATACGTTATTCAGGTAACTTGGGTGCTTTATGCTCAGGATAATCCGAACTGCCCAGTCCTTCTTTCATAAAAGTGACCAGATCATCCACTTCCTGAGGCGTCAAACTCAGCTTGTAAATTTCTTCGTCGAGAAACTCGTTGGGAATACCTCCCTTATTATAGTGATCTACCACTTCTTTCAAAGTCTGCATGCTACCATCGTGCATATAAGGTCCGGATCGGGCGATATCCCGCAATGAAGGGGTTTTGAAACTTCCCTGATCACCGCCCAGCTTACTGATGGCTTTGCGGCCCACATCAGGCTCTTTTGCATCCATACCCACGCCAATATTGTGAAAGGCATTGTCGGTGAAATTCGGCCCCGAATGACAGGCACTGCAAACGGCTTTGCCGAAAAACAGCTTCATACCCCGCTGTGCCGCTTCTGAAAGCGCTTTTTTGTCTCCAGCTTTGAATCGGTCATAAGGCGCATCGCCACACAAAACGGTCCGTTCATAGGTGGCAATCGCTTTGGCGATATTCTCTTCGGTCGCGTCCGAACCGAATACTT
This window of the Gimesia fumaroli genome carries:
- a CDS encoding NHL repeat-containing protein, which translates into the protein MQWNLNLIFKASVCCLTALCLTLGSTALIADEKGDKKGDEKKEAAKKEEPKKEAPKKEAPKKEEPKKEAAKPAPKKEEPKKEEPKKPAVTVKTLVTNLENPSGLAIQEGTGHVFVASRYGVYRYDAKGKTVDLEIAGYPTDVYGKGPKYNVGPLGVAFMSKDQLVVGDGSRPDGEELVRIYKVGDKPVAKWVKEDTAVQTLGPIKAGDKTAKGEGNFYGVAVGGGDIFITCNGDDTKGWVAKSVIKDGKAGPLELTIATKEATNVDAPVAITFSPDGKELVIGQMGEMNVANDALLTFYDPKTGKLKKSLKTGLSDIAGLAYSPKTKKLYATDFSWVDTTKGGLFELKIDGDKVTAEKIVSLDKPAAIAFDKEGNLYLTAFGTQGKDPEKSPGSLAIIKAGL
- a CDS encoding cytochrome-c peroxidase, producing MMARATHHMWGIALSAGVVFTFVISAGAFTVQAEEPVIKVPAGLPPIEFPEDNPPTAEKIALGKQLFFDKRLSRDNTISCASCHAPDKGYSNADQFATGFKGQKGGRNSPTVINAAYNKFHFWDGRAGSLEEQALGPIANPIEMNLTLKEAVDRINAIPGYKKQFQKVFGSDATEENIAKAIATYERTVLCGDAPYDRFKAGDKKALSEAAQRGMKLFFGKAVCSACHSGPNFTDNAFHNIGVGMDAKEPDVGRKAISKLGGDQGSFKTPSLRDIARSGPYMHDGSMQTLKEVVDHYNKGGIPNEFLDEEIYKLSLTPQEVDDLVTFMKEGLGSSDYPEHKAPKLPE